A region from the Lentimonas sp. CC4 genome encodes:
- a CDS encoding Smr/MutS family protein yields MPNNEPDPVEFEINDELDLHTFRPSDVGDLVPDYIELALEKGFKRVRIIHGKGIGTLRTTVHKLLERDPRVERFELAGGNEGGWGATIAWLK; encoded by the coding sequence GTGCCCAACAACGAACCAGATCCAGTTGAATTCGAGATCAATGATGAGCTCGATTTGCATACTTTCCGCCCTTCGGATGTGGGAGACTTGGTGCCGGACTACATTGAGCTGGCTCTGGAGAAAGGGTTTAAGCGTGTGCGCATCATTCATGGTAAGGGCATTGGCACTTTACGCACGACGGTGCATAAGCTCTTGGAGCGCGATCCGCGAGTGGAGCGCTTCGAACTTGCTGGCGGTAATGAGGGCGGCTGGGGCGCGACGATTGCTTGGCTGAAGTGA
- a CDS encoding DUF5069 domain-containing protein, whose translation MTDQDLGPTGEICFDLPSPFEAHPCGLLHLPRFIAKCRKHLAGELPKSYQKNFCRGFDRFLSMHLGIDPKQVLAAVEAAGEDEIELDRLLGEFFPENLNAVEWNREVTHKGQTEMGREFLAESLTNMGHPEMIGVVDSVMDMIDFDEGRIAGFSDERRKAWEAEQA comes from the coding sequence ATGACTGACCAAGATCTCGGACCCACAGGCGAAATTTGCTTCGACCTGCCCTCTCCTTTCGAAGCCCACCCCTGCGGGCTACTTCACTTGCCGCGCTTCATCGCCAAGTGCCGCAAACACCTCGCTGGCGAATTGCCAAAGTCCTATCAGAAAAACTTCTGCCGTGGCTTTGACCGCTTCCTTTCTATGCACCTCGGCATCGACCCGAAGCAAGTGCTTGCTGCCGTCGAAGCCGCTGGCGAGGACGAGATCGAACTCGACCGACTGCTCGGTGAATTCTTCCCCGAAAATCTCAACGCTGTGGAGTGGAACCGCGAAGTCACCCACAAGGGACAAACTGAAATGGGCCGCGAATTCTTAGCCGAATCGCTCACCAATATGGGACATCCCGAAATGATCGGCGTCGTCGACAGCGTCATGGACATGATCGACTTCGACGAAGGCCGCATTGCCGGCTTCTCTGATGAACGCCGTAAGGCGTGGGAAGCGGAGCAGGCGTAA
- a CDS encoding Fic/DOC family N-terminal domain-containing protein: MSCDPNVPFNDLPPLPPALELETTRVLKQCIRSRAVLAELEQAGDFLPNKALLINIMPLLEARASSEIENIVTTTDQLFRGSLLEQATDSATKEALNYRQSLYEGFQSLASRPLCTATAELVCSVIKGKEMAVRKLPGTALGNDATGTIVYTPPVGEDVIRDKLSNWEHFVNLPTDLDPLVVMAVAHYQFEAIHPFTDGNGRTGRVLNLLYLAQAGLLSTPILYHSRGIMRRKSEYYENLRGVTFQNDWESWIIYILEVVEESAIWTNRKIRAIRDLRVLTKARLKAELPKIYSAELLDVLFHQPYCRIADLVNAGVAKRQAAATYLKQLVDVGLLSEEKVGREKLFIHKSYLKLLLKDSK, encoded by the coding sequence ATGTCTTGTGATCCTAATGTTCCCTTTAATGATTTGCCGCCGCTTCCGCCCGCTCTGGAGTTGGAAACGACGCGTGTGCTGAAGCAGTGTATACGTTCGCGTGCTGTGCTGGCTGAGTTGGAGCAGGCTGGCGACTTTTTGCCTAATAAGGCTTTGTTGATCAACATAATGCCTTTGTTGGAGGCGCGAGCTAGTTCTGAGATCGAGAACATCGTGACGACGACGGACCAATTGTTTCGTGGTTCTTTGCTTGAGCAAGCGACTGATTCTGCAACGAAGGAGGCTCTAAATTATCGTCAGTCCTTATACGAGGGATTTCAGAGTTTGGCGTCACGACCACTGTGCACTGCAACTGCTGAGTTGGTTTGCTCGGTAATCAAAGGCAAGGAAATGGCGGTGCGTAAGTTACCGGGCACGGCGCTCGGCAATGATGCGACTGGCACGATTGTCTATACACCCCCAGTGGGTGAGGATGTGATTCGAGATAAATTGAGCAATTGGGAGCATTTTGTTAATCTGCCTACAGATTTAGATCCTTTGGTGGTGATGGCGGTGGCTCACTATCAGTTCGAAGCGATTCATCCGTTTACGGATGGCAATGGTCGAACGGGGCGTGTGCTCAATTTATTGTATCTAGCGCAGGCAGGTTTGCTTTCGACTCCGATTCTTTATCACAGCCGTGGTATTATGAGACGAAAGTCAGAGTATTATGAAAACCTGCGTGGTGTGACGTTTCAAAACGATTGGGAATCGTGGATCATCTATATACTGGAAGTGGTTGAAGAGTCTGCGATTTGGACGAATCGCAAGATTCGTGCGATTCGTGATTTGCGTGTGCTTACGAAGGCGCGTTTGAAGGCTGAGTTGCCGAAAATTTACTCGGCAGAATTGCTGGATGTGTTGTTTCATCAGCCATATTGTCGGATCGCCGATTTGGTAAATGCGGGGGTCGCAAAGCGTCAGGCTGCTGCGACTTATTTAAAGCAATTGGTGGATGTGGGGCTACTCTCTGAGGAGAAAGTTGGAAGAGAAAAGTTGTTCATCCATAAGTCCTATTTAAAGCTGCTATTGAAGGATTCAAAATGA
- the rmuC gene encoding DNA recombination protein RmuC has protein sequence MELMVALVVGVLVGAGLVFVLLRSGFQRSESAADAAQDELQALRAECSSVREALARTEAQYDAELKAAAEKLALLEEAKANLQDSFKALSSEALSKNNESFLNLAKTTLEKYQEGAKSDLAKRQEAINKTVEPVGEALKVFNERVAKIEQRRTETDASLQQQLKHLAESQVQLSRTTGSLVQALRAPQVRGQWGEMQLRRTVEMAGMINYCDFEEQASVETDEGQRQRPDMLIRLPNERVVVVDSKVPLAAYLDALQSEDPDVQKERMVAHARHIREHIKGLSAKSYWTQFDNAPEFVVLFIPNETIFSAALEQDPQLIELGVLNKVILATPTTLIALLKAIAYGWQQEAVAREAKEIAALGKELYERIGVVAGHFAKVGKSLGQSVDHYNKAVNSVESRLLVTAKKFEALDSASADALPEVKGIEKLPALPKEVAPVDE, from the coding sequence ATGGAATTGATGGTTGCACTTGTGGTTGGAGTTTTAGTGGGCGCAGGTCTAGTATTTGTATTGTTGCGGAGTGGTTTTCAGCGTTCGGAGTCGGCCGCGGATGCCGCACAGGACGAGTTACAGGCTTTGCGTGCGGAATGCTCGTCCGTTCGGGAAGCGCTTGCTCGAACGGAGGCTCAGTATGACGCTGAACTTAAGGCGGCGGCTGAAAAGCTGGCTCTTTTGGAAGAGGCGAAGGCGAATCTGCAAGATAGTTTCAAGGCGCTCTCTTCGGAGGCGCTTTCTAAAAACAACGAATCCTTTCTGAATTTGGCTAAGACCACACTTGAGAAATATCAGGAAGGCGCGAAGAGTGATTTGGCGAAACGTCAGGAGGCGATCAACAAAACGGTGGAGCCTGTCGGCGAGGCGCTTAAAGTATTTAATGAGCGGGTGGCGAAGATCGAGCAGCGTCGCACCGAAACGGATGCGAGTTTGCAGCAGCAGCTCAAGCATTTGGCTGAGTCGCAGGTGCAACTCAGCCGCACGACGGGCAGTCTGGTGCAGGCCTTGCGTGCACCGCAAGTGCGTGGGCAGTGGGGGGAGATGCAGCTGCGCCGCACGGTCGAGATGGCGGGCATGATCAACTATTGCGATTTTGAAGAGCAGGCCTCGGTTGAGACCGATGAGGGGCAACGCCAACGCCCTGACATGCTGATTCGCTTGCCCAACGAGCGCGTAGTGGTGGTGGACTCGAAAGTGCCGCTCGCTGCGTATCTCGATGCGCTACAATCGGAAGATCCGGATGTTCAGAAAGAGCGAATGGTGGCACACGCACGTCACATTCGTGAGCATATCAAAGGCCTGTCGGCGAAGTCGTATTGGACGCAGTTCGACAACGCGCCCGAGTTTGTGGTGCTGTTTATTCCGAACGAAACGATCTTTAGCGCCGCTCTAGAGCAAGACCCGCAGCTGATCGAACTAGGCGTGTTGAACAAGGTGATCCTTGCGACGCCGACCACACTGATCGCCTTGCTCAAAGCCATCGCCTACGGCTGGCAACAAGAGGCCGTGGCTCGTGAGGCCAAGGAGATCGCTGCGCTCGGCAAAGAGCTCTATGAGCGCATCGGCGTGGTGGCGGGGCATTTTGCTAAGGTAGGTAAAAGCCTCGGGCAGTCAGTCGACCACTACAACAAGGCGGTCAACTCCGTGGAAAGTCGCCTGTTGGTGACCGCGAAGAAGTTTGAGGCGCTGGATAGTGCGTCGGCAGATGCACTGCCGGAAGTGAAAGGTATCGAGAAGTTGCCAGCGTTGCCGAAGGAAGTGGCACCGGTTGACGAATAG
- a CDS encoding DUF2157 domain-containing protein, translating to MRKIPSKYRQWLLQELPALEDEGILSTDARQRLENYYSTQLEIRTHWATIAFAVLGALLIGGGIILLFAHNWEALSRPTRAVLSFCPLIIGAALSALALRRGGTGLRESAGIFHSLAVGACIALIGQTYHLPSNTPGFLLVWALLVMPLMFLLPSTGAYLFYIALICSWSGVAQDEYGHAVGFWLLLIPALVHVVRLIRQQAHDGLLSLWGLILMLPIALGIVLERTIPGMWIVAYAFFLSLSGLLGLRLFPSESGWRNPLLTVGLAGITVLTYIFTWHDVWHDIGWHYTRHYRGHQEWGIWCDSALVLGLAIAWGLTAVKALRRDSLPIIILCSFPLFALASFALAAFSEAELINALLFNAYMLALGLAYLVQGCRHTQLRLVNYGMAVLGLLLITRFFDSDFGFLARGIAFILMGSAFLATNLVMARKKQQLKGTHP from the coding sequence ATGCGAAAAATCCCGTCAAAGTATCGACAATGGCTACTCCAAGAGCTTCCCGCGCTGGAGGACGAAGGCATTCTCTCTACAGACGCACGGCAGCGGCTCGAGAACTACTACAGCACACAGCTCGAAATCCGCACGCACTGGGCAACCATCGCCTTCGCTGTGCTCGGGGCGCTACTGATCGGCGGTGGCATTATTCTACTCTTCGCGCACAACTGGGAGGCTCTATCTCGCCCCACCCGAGCCGTGCTCTCGTTCTGCCCGCTCATCATCGGGGCAGCGCTCAGCGCGCTCGCGCTCCGACGCGGTGGCACTGGGCTACGCGAATCCGCAGGCATCTTTCATAGCTTAGCCGTCGGAGCCTGCATCGCACTGATCGGGCAAACGTATCACCTGCCGAGCAACACTCCGGGGTTTCTACTTGTCTGGGCACTGCTAGTGATGCCACTCATGTTCCTATTGCCCTCCACCGGCGCGTATTTGTTTTATATCGCGCTGATTTGCAGCTGGAGCGGCGTAGCTCAGGACGAATACGGGCACGCTGTCGGATTTTGGCTGCTACTCATTCCTGCGCTGGTGCATGTCGTCCGACTCATTCGCCAACAAGCCCACGACGGTCTGCTCTCACTCTGGGGCTTGATACTCATGCTGCCGATTGCACTAGGAATCGTCCTCGAACGCACCATTCCAGGCATGTGGATCGTAGCTTACGCGTTCTTCCTCAGCCTGTCAGGGCTGCTTGGCCTGCGACTTTTCCCGAGCGAATCTGGCTGGCGCAATCCATTGCTCACCGTCGGACTCGCGGGCATTACCGTGCTGACCTACATCTTCACCTGGCATGACGTCTGGCATGACATCGGTTGGCACTATACGCGCCATTACAGGGGCCACCAAGAGTGGGGCATCTGGTGCGACTCGGCCCTAGTCCTAGGGCTAGCAATCGCATGGGGACTCACCGCAGTCAAAGCCCTCCGCCGCGACTCGTTGCCCATCATAATTCTGTGCTCCTTCCCGCTATTTGCACTAGCTAGCTTCGCCCTCGCAGCATTCAGCGAAGCCGAGCTAATCAACGCCCTGCTCTTCAACGCCTACATGCTGGCACTCGGCCTCGCTTACCTCGTGCAAGGCTGCCGCCACACGCAACTGCGCCTCGTCAACTACGGCATGGCCGTGCTCGGGCTACTACTCATTACACGCTTTTTCGATAGCGACTTCGGCTTTCTCGCCCGCGGCATCGCCTTCATCCTCATGGGCAGCGCCTTCCTCGCCACGAATCTCGTCATGGCTCGCAAAAAGCAGCAACTGAAGGGCACACACCCATGA
- a CDS encoding GDYXXLXY domain-containing protein, which produces MKLRVILLGLLILAQIAVPFRMIQQRETVLREGELFRFKTEPIDPADPFQGRYVWLGIEQDYVRLTEQEADAIDYKTHGYATVSIDDQGFAQFSHWSDDKPSDTEAYLNTRALGRSIRWEELDDDPDNERKRIYKGLRIDIPFTRFYMDEAKAPRAERIARDASRADTCWVAVRILNGQAVIEDVLIEGQSIRDLATVE; this is translated from the coding sequence ATGAAGCTTAGAGTCATACTCCTCGGCCTGTTGATTCTGGCTCAGATCGCGGTGCCGTTTCGTATGATTCAGCAACGCGAGACCGTGCTACGCGAAGGTGAACTTTTCCGCTTCAAAACCGAACCCATCGACCCCGCCGATCCGTTTCAAGGTCGCTACGTGTGGTTGGGCATCGAACAAGACTATGTGCGACTAACAGAACAAGAGGCCGACGCGATTGACTACAAAACCCATGGTTATGCGACGGTCAGCATCGACGACCAAGGCTTTGCACAATTCAGCCACTGGTCCGACGACAAACCAAGCGACACCGAAGCCTACCTAAACACCCGCGCGCTTGGGCGATCCATCCGTTGGGAAGAACTAGACGATGATCCAGATAACGAGCGCAAGCGCATCTATAAAGGCCTACGCATCGACATCCCCTTCACACGCTTCTACATGGACGAGGCCAAAGCACCCCGCGCCGAGCGCATCGCCCGCGATGCCTCACGAGCCGACACCTGCTGGGTCGCAGTCCGTATCCTCAACGGCCAAGCCGTGATCGAAGACGTCCTGATCGAAGGCCAGTCGATACGGGATCTAGCGACAGTCGAATAA
- a CDS encoding heme-binding protein, with translation MKILLALCICLLPLHIMSAYESAFDKTPVGTIEVKTLPAARLIATHGEGNYFQENNGLFRPLFRYIQDNDIAMTIPVEAEIEPGIMYFYLGADYNDSELSDTERVQVTELPERTVLSLGVRGSYSAKNFEAAKAELLTWLSEQDQWIATGAARGIYWNGPFTIGFLKRAEVHIPVEAAKVTNTTPSSEESER, from the coding sequence ATGAAAATACTCCTCGCTCTCTGCATCTGCCTACTACCACTCCACATTATGTCCGCCTACGAAAGCGCCTTCGACAAAACGCCTGTCGGCACCATCGAAGTCAAAACACTCCCTGCTGCTCGACTCATTGCCACGCACGGCGAAGGCAATTACTTCCAAGAAAACAACGGCCTGTTTCGCCCGCTCTTTCGCTATATTCAAGACAACGACATCGCGATGACGATCCCCGTCGAAGCCGAAATCGAGCCCGGCATTATGTATTTCTACCTCGGAGCAGACTACAATGACAGCGAACTCTCTGATACAGAGCGCGTGCAAGTCACCGAACTGCCCGAACGCACCGTGCTCAGCCTCGGAGTGCGCGGTAGTTACAGCGCAAAGAATTTCGAAGCAGCCAAAGCCGAATTACTCACGTGGCTATCCGAGCAAGACCAATGGATCGCAACAGGTGCTGCACGCGGGATCTACTGGAACGGCCCCTTTACCATAGGATTCCTGAAACGCGCCGAAGTGCACATTCCTGTTGAAGCGGCTAAAGTAACGAACACCACACCTAGCTCCGAGGAATCAGAACGATAA
- a CDS encoding DUF1566 domain-containing protein: MRQKTALSTSAKNDSQKPFAARAWIVTGIACASLTSATYAELTYPIVDTNQGLTYDNIQRMRPPAEEEAFYGQDAQYTGNLPSYTDNRDGTITDNVTGLTWARDLSTSDHSWSDAATYCEDLELGGYDDWRLPTVKELWSIRDFSQGWPWVDTHYFKLVGNGSDKRQHHSWTSNRYLVESEYQNQQIQGDPSFIVNDWTGHIKAMDGNRFVRAVRGNTSYGINDFVDNGDRTITDNATGLMWSQNDNGEAISWEAALAYAEAATTADYDDWRLPNAKELQSIADYSGTFPAMDTTMFQLTQLTNIRDQIDYPFYWSSTSNPIEGSDGAVEIGSVYAWVLAAGYNTDPDGNDLHGAGSVVFVPKSEAYFTERDPEIHRYNYVRLVRGGSVTETPDGDPSCIDPHRIVAFKDGETSRGGPGGGRGPRPDFAAAAEKLGVTENALMIALGSPDQGPPDFAQAAATLGVTEAELLEALEVSEDGKPPKG; encoded by the coding sequence ATGAGACAGAAAACAGCATTAAGCACCTCAGCCAAGAATGACTCACAGAAACCCTTTGCAGCGAGAGCTTGGATCGTAACAGGCATCGCCTGCGCAAGCCTTACTTCAGCTACCTACGCAGAACTGACTTACCCGATTGTCGACACGAACCAAGGTCTCACCTACGACAACATTCAACGAATGAGGCCACCCGCCGAAGAGGAAGCGTTCTATGGCCAGGATGCCCAATACACTGGCAACCTACCAAGTTACACCGACAACCGTGACGGCACGATCACGGACAACGTCACTGGCCTCACATGGGCTCGAGACTTATCCACTTCCGACCATTCGTGGTCAGATGCCGCGACCTACTGCGAAGATCTAGAACTTGGCGGCTATGATGACTGGCGCTTGCCAACCGTTAAAGAATTATGGTCGATTCGTGATTTTTCACAAGGTTGGCCCTGGGTCGACACACACTACTTTAAGTTGGTAGGCAATGGTTCCGACAAACGTCAGCACCACTCATGGACGAGCAACCGCTATCTAGTCGAAAGCGAATATCAGAACCAGCAGATCCAAGGCGATCCATCTTTTATCGTGAACGATTGGACCGGCCATATCAAAGCGATGGATGGCAACCGATTCGTGCGTGCGGTTCGCGGCAATACATCTTACGGCATCAACGACTTCGTCGACAACGGCGACCGCACGATAACCGATAACGCGACTGGCTTGATGTGGAGCCAGAATGACAATGGTGAAGCCATCAGCTGGGAGGCAGCACTGGCCTATGCCGAAGCAGCCACCACTGCGGATTACGATGACTGGCGTTTACCCAATGCTAAGGAATTACAAAGTATTGCCGATTACTCAGGCACCTTCCCCGCCATGGACACCACGATGTTTCAGCTAACTCAGCTCACCAATATAAGAGATCAAATAGATTATCCTTTTTACTGGTCGAGCACCTCCAACCCAATTGAAGGCAGTGATGGTGCCGTCGAGATCGGCTCCGTCTATGCGTGGGTTCTGGCGGCAGGCTACAACACTGACCCCGATGGCAACGACCTACATGGAGCAGGATCCGTCGTTTTTGTGCCGAAGTCAGAGGCGTATTTTACAGAGCGGGATCCCGAAATTCACCGCTACAACTATGTGCGCCTAGTGCGTGGCGGTTCTGTCACCGAAACGCCGGATGGTGATCCTAGCTGCATCGACCCACACCGTATCGTCGCGTTCAAGGACGGCGAAACGAGCAGGGGCGGCCCTGGCGGAGGCCGCGGCCCAAGACCCGACTTTGCCGCCGCCGCTGAAAAACTGGGCGTCACAGAAAACGCACTGATGATCGCTCTAGGATCCCCCGATCAAGGCCCACCCGATTTCGCACAAGCCGCAGCCACACTTGGCGTCACTGAAGCCGAGCTTTTAGAGGCTCTGGAAGTTTCAGAAGACGGGAAGCCGCCGAAAGGGTAA
- a CDS encoding SPFH domain-containing protein encodes MEIIAYLIAGFFIALIAVPSVYRIGGGLQLWRIVPEKTVLVYTLFGKVIGTMEEAGVNFPIRKFGPRSLLVPYFGKVYTVSTSIHQYYLRNQLVNSEEGAPMGVGIWYECYVSNPTAYLFENSEPVRSLSANVSTAVIKQLSNLNLDVLLEDRDALSRKVRAEVSPTSQQWGFTLGSTYIRKVAFRDEGMIKEIERKVVNRLRQVTASMRQEGENRVAIIRSNAEKEASRRLGKAQAVRPQIVGEALSEIRQNQEVAEVLFELLDLQATLKSKGKITLNTGEPRGGSGILVNV; translated from the coding sequence ATGGAAATTATTGCTTATCTTATTGCCGGTTTCTTCATTGCGCTGATTGCAGTGCCTTCTGTCTATCGAATTGGGGGAGGGTTGCAGTTGTGGCGAATCGTCCCAGAGAAGACGGTATTGGTGTATACTTTGTTTGGGAAAGTCATCGGCACGATGGAAGAAGCCGGTGTGAACTTTCCAATTCGAAAGTTCGGGCCACGCAGCTTGTTGGTGCCGTATTTCGGCAAGGTCTATACCGTTTCAACTAGCATTCATCAGTATTATTTACGTAATCAATTGGTGAACTCCGAGGAGGGCGCACCGATGGGCGTTGGTATCTGGTATGAATGTTACGTGAGTAATCCGACGGCCTATCTGTTTGAAAATTCGGAGCCGGTGCGTTCGCTTTCAGCCAATGTGTCGACCGCAGTGATCAAGCAGCTGTCGAACTTGAACCTCGATGTTCTATTGGAAGATCGCGATGCGCTTTCACGTAAAGTGCGGGCAGAAGTCTCACCGACCTCGCAGCAATGGGGCTTTACGTTGGGTTCGACTTATATTCGTAAAGTGGCGTTTCGCGACGAGGGCATGATTAAGGAGATTGAGCGCAAGGTCGTGAATCGACTACGACAGGTGACGGCTTCCATGCGCCAAGAAGGGGAGAATCGTGTCGCCATTATTCGGTCGAATGCCGAAAAGGAGGCCTCGCGCCGCTTAGGTAAAGCGCAAGCAGTGCGCCCGCAGATTGTCGGCGAAGCTTTGTCTGAAATTCGTCAGAATCAGGAAGTCGCTGAGGTGCTGTTTGAGCTGTTAGATCTGCAGGCGACTTTGAAGAGCAAGGGCAAGATAACCCTGAACACGGGCGAGCCGCGCGGCGGTTCTGGAATTTTGGTGAATGTGTGA
- a CDS encoding SPFH domain-containing protein: MEIVMIVVGIALAAALVLALGVYTVGPTERAVLTSFGRAQRIGNERIGDDPELGPLLTEEEKKRYDWPVVRVIKPGGPYFKWPWQKLTKVDMTIQTTDIIWDPDIDQDAIDSVTKDNLTVEISGQIRWRPCERNLYAYVFGVRAPRAHIMGYFISVLRDRIATFSNESEIAVGVEVAEGISINDLRKNLSSINQYMEESCVKTAVRYGIELDAALITTIDPPSEVDEALASINTTSNNVAAEISQAKAEADQTLKMAEQAVQIAENQANAEAAPLLELSETLTGMYANGGREALDSYLRNASLPLREKASQTIVTLNSTNS, translated from the coding sequence ATGGAAATTGTGATGATAGTGGTAGGAATTGCGCTCGCGGCGGCTTTAGTGCTGGCCTTGGGCGTATATACGGTCGGTCCGACTGAGCGTGCTGTGTTGACGTCTTTTGGGCGTGCACAGCGCATCGGCAATGAGCGGATCGGTGATGATCCTGAGTTAGGGCCGTTACTGACTGAGGAGGAGAAGAAACGCTATGATTGGCCGGTTGTGCGTGTGATCAAGCCGGGTGGGCCCTATTTTAAATGGCCTTGGCAAAAGCTGACGAAGGTCGACATGACGATTCAAACCACGGACATCATTTGGGATCCAGATATTGATCAGGATGCGATTGATTCGGTGACCAAGGACAATCTAACGGTTGAAATCTCTGGGCAGATTCGTTGGCGCCCCTGTGAGCGTAATTTATATGCGTATGTCTTTGGGGTGCGCGCTCCACGGGCGCATATTATGGGCTACTTTATTTCGGTGCTGAGAGATCGTATTGCGACCTTTAGCAACGAGAGTGAAATCGCTGTGGGCGTTGAAGTGGCTGAGGGGATTTCGATCAATGATCTGCGTAAGAACCTATCGAGCATCAACCAATACATGGAGGAAAGCTGCGTGAAAACTGCAGTGCGTTATGGGATTGAGCTGGATGCGGCATTAATTACCACGATTGATCCGCCATCGGAGGTGGATGAAGCATTGGCTTCGATCAACACGACGAGCAACAACGTGGCAGCCGAAATTTCTCAGGCAAAAGCGGAGGCGGATCAGACGCTCAAGATGGCAGAGCAGGCAGTGCAGATTGCTGAAAATCAGGCGAATGCCGAAGCCGCGCCATTGCTGGAATTGTCAGAAACACTGACAGGCATGTATGCGAACGGGGGTCGCGAGGCACTCGATTCGTATCTCAGAAATGCGTCCTTACCGCTACGCGAAAAGGCGTCCCAAACCATTGTCACATTAAATTCAACCAACTCATAA